ggtcagggtcagggtcagggtctgGCCAGGGATAGGGCAAGCTGGGTTCAAAGCCGGGCGCAGGCGTGGAGGGGGCTCAGTCAAGATCCCAGTCTCATCTGCAGAGGTGCTGAGCCCCGTGAGCCGCCAGGCAGAGAAGGAGCGACACAAGTGGGGCGTGGAGCAGGGACGGCAGGAGCTGTGTGGGGCCCTGGCTCAAGGCCTGCAAGGGCTACAGAGGACCCTGCGTGACAGTGAGGAGGTACAGAGGGCCCGCACCACTCGCTGTCTGCAGCTGCTGGCCCAGGAGATCCGGGACAGGTGGGCATCGTcaggagggcaggtgggagaTGGCTGTCGGGGGGGGAGGCTCAGGGAGAAGGAACGGAAGGTGGGATGAGGCGGGTGGGACTAGGACCCTGGAAGGCTTGGGAGACAGGCGAGGGGATGAGGAGGCAGTGAAGcaatggtggggggaggggtgtgtgggaagccggaggccagaaggcagggaAGACAGGAAGCCGGTgatgggatggggagagagagcaggggatcaGGAATCTGGAGGTGACCTGGGAAACCggagggaggagaggctgagGGTATGGGAGTAGAGTATGGGAGGCCAGAGGGGCAGAAGGCGGGAGACGGAGGCCAGGCAGCAAGAGGCTGAGGCAACGGGAGGGAGGCCGGAGGTCAGGAGGCGAGGACGAGGGGGAAGGATTGGAGGTGGGGGAGTAGCTGTAGGAGGGGCAAAGTGGGCTGGCAGGTTGCGGGAAGGGGCAGACCCTGGGGGGGTGTGGGCGGGTGGTTGACCAGATGGGAACATGGGAGCTGGAGGCTTGAGGAGTCAGGCTGGCAAACGGGAGGGCAGAAGGCCAGGAAATAGGAGGCCGAAGGCTGAGCAGGGGCTGTGGGTCTAGGCTGCACTGTCCCCTCAGCAAGAAGTTCCTGTGGGAGGAGCTGGAACTGGTGCGGGAGGAGGTGACCTTCATCTATCAGAAGCTCCGTGAGTGCCCGGAGCCCACAGCCAGGAGGGGGGGTCCTTCTGCAGCTCTGGCCCCCCTGAGTCCCCTCCCCCCTACAGAGGCTCAGGAGGACGAGATCACGGAGAACCTGATGAACATCCAGAAGGTGCAGAAGACACAGGTGAAGTGCCGCAAGGTGAGCGGAGAGGACGGGAccctgtgggggttgggggcagggggaatctCTGTCGGCCTCCTCCATAGGACTGGGGCTGGaaggtctgggttcaaatctcagctctgccacttactgctATGTGACTGTGGTCAAGCcacttcatctctctgggcctcagtttccccatccatatAATGGGCATAACAGTCCATCCCTACCTGAAGGAGTAGCTGCATGAACCGGATGGTAAACGCTTTGAGGGCAGCCTGACGTGTAATACACAGTGAGCGTTTTTCACCACGGCCATTGTTAGTACTATTGTACTAacatcccccgccccccatccccacctcggCCCCAGGTCCTGACCAAGATGAAGCAGCAGGGGCATGAGACCTCCCACTGGCCGGAGACTGAGGAGATGCCACCAGGAGGCAGTGGCTCCTGGAGGGATGACCTCCAAAAGGAGCTGAGTGACATATGGTGACGCCCTGTTCCCACCTAACCTCTGACTCCTgaccctcaccgccccccccccccgccctcccaccaGTCAGATCAAGCAGCGACCACCAGAACCCAGAACCCACCTGAGTCCAGACGTCCCTCTCCTGCCAAGACTCACCTCTACCCGTGTCCCCACCAtggccctcctgccccagccctgagcAGCCTGGAGTCCGCCagggcccccacctccccatctccctgCAGGTCCGCCGTGCACTTGCTGGAGAACTCCTTTGATGGCTTCACCATGTCCGCAGGGGGCTGCCCCAGGGCCTGGAACCTCAGGGGTGAGGGGGATGAGATgccctctggggaggggggaggtgtgggggggttCCTTCTCCAGTTACACACATAGAGGTCACGTTCAGAGGCTGTGTTCAGGGGCCACATCTGTTGGATCTTGTTCTAGGGTCGTATTAAGGATTTCCATCCAGGGGTCACTCAGGGGCACTGGgatctttttaaaagatcagtgGGGTAAAATTCAGGGGTCACTGAGGTCATACTTTGGTATCGTGTTGGGTCACATTCAAGTGGCATAATCAAGGGCCACTGGCCCCTGATCATGATGCCACTCAAGGGTCACACTCAGGGCTCGTGGGTAAAAGGCCAGAATTGCACCTGTCCCTCCTGCAGGCTACAAGGGGCACCGATGCCTGAGCCCTCTGTTCCCCTCCTGGGACTCGGACTCAGACTCAGACCAGAACCCTTCCCAGCCACCGTTCAACAAGAGCCACTCCTTCCCACCTGGTGCGGATCCCCCCTTGCCTTACCCCACCCTTCCCCTCTTGGCCCGCCCTGGAACGGACCCTCCCAGCTCCCCACCGGGGCATCGGCTCCCTGACCTCCAGCCCTGAGGTCCTCTGGGCTAAGCCGGGCCCTGACCCTACTCTCTCTCCACAGCCTGAGCAGCCGGGACTGCTCTCCCTGAAGACCCctccagagagaaaataaactagCCAAGACCCTCTTCCACCTGTGGACTTGCTCCTGCTGCTTCCTAGGCCTGAGAATGATCCTCaacatcctcccccccccccgcccccgccgcttCCCCACCCTAGTTTACTTCCCAGGGTTGGGGGCGGTGTGGAGACCCCAGAGGCTGTTCAGGATATGTAGGCTTAGGGTCCGGGGACAGAGTGAGGCCAGATTTA
This sequence is a window from Prionailurus bengalensis isolate Pbe53 chromosome A2, Fcat_Pben_1.1_paternal_pri, whole genome shotgun sequence. Protein-coding genes within it:
- the CCDC159 gene encoding coiled-coil domain-containing protein 159 isoform X1 encodes the protein MSRCDPLLAGLPQDPDYSLPCSSSPLPSNVCLPANGKCDKYWDSSSDKTLDYTIHWSRTPEPEILGPAASENTVRSIDWRPGRDSGPQSSGSPLIQSPDSQEQCNDQDLKRHQSIAKKPLEASSPKAKVKSTMMIPDSQKHLRCELESLKSQLQAQTKAFEFLNHSVTMLEKESCLQQIKIQQLEEVLSPVSRQAEKERHKWGVEQGRQELCGALAQGLQGLQRTLRDSEEVQRARTTRCLQLLAQEIRDRLHCPLSKKFLWEELELVREEVTFIYQKLQAQEDEITENLMNIQKVQKTQVKCRKVLTKMKQQGHETSHWPETEEMPPGGSGSWRDDLQKELSDIWSAVHLLENSFDGFTMSAGGCPRAWNLRGYKGHRCLSPLFPSWDSDSDSDQNPSQPPFNKSHSFPPA
- the CCDC159 gene encoding coiled-coil domain-containing protein 159 isoform X4, encoding MRWCPHGIKFQRHSWGLALRSLRGEHEQVVCDSSSDKTLDYTIHWSRTPEPEILGPAASENTVRSIDWRPGRDSGPQSSGSPLIQSPDSQEQCNDQDLKRHQSIAKKPLEASSPKAKVKSTMMIPDSQKHLRCELESLKSQLQAQTKAFEFLNHSVTMLEKESCLQQIKIQQLEEVLSPVSRQAEKERHKWGVEQGRQELCGALAQGLQGLQRTLRDSEEVQRARTTRCLQLLAQEIRDRLHCPLSKKFLWEELELVREEVTFIYQKLQAQEDEITENLMNIQKVQKTQVKCRKVLTKMKQQGHETSHWPETEEMPPGGSGSWRDDLQKELSDIWSAVHLLENSFDGFTMSAGGCPRAWNLRGYKGHRCLSPLFPSWDSDSDSDQNPSQPPFNKSHSFPPA
- the CCDC159 gene encoding coiled-coil domain-containing protein 159 isoform X2, with the translated sequence MCDPLLAGLPQDPDYSLPCSSSPLPSNVCLPANGKCDKYWDSSSDKTLDYTIHWSRTPEPEILGPAASENTVRSIDWRPGRDSGPQSSGSPLIQSPDSQEQCNDQDLKRHQSIAKKPLEASSPKAKVKSTMMIPDSQKHLRCELESLKSQLQAQTKAFEFLNHSVTMLEKESCLQQIKIQQLEEVLSPVSRQAEKERHKWGVEQGRQELCGALAQGLQGLQRTLRDSEEVQRARTTRCLQLLAQEIRDRLHCPLSKKFLWEELELVREEVTFIYQKLQAQEDEITENLMNIQKVQKTQVKCRKVLTKMKQQGHETSHWPETEEMPPGGSGSWRDDLQKELSDIWSAVHLLENSFDGFTMSAGGCPRAWNLRGYKGHRCLSPLFPSWDSDSDSDQNPSQPPFNKSHSFPPA
- the CCDC159 gene encoding coiled-coil domain-containing protein 159 isoform X3 produces the protein MSRCDPLLAGLPQDPDYSLPCSSSPLPSNVCLPANGKCDKYWDSSSDKTLDYTIHWSRTPEPEILGPAASENTVRSIDWRPGRDSGPQSSGSPLIQSPDSQEQCNDQDLKRHQSIAKKPLEASSPKAKVKSTMMIPDSQKHLRCELESLKSQLQAQTKAFEFLNHSVTMLEKESCLQQIKIQQLEEVLSPVSRQAEKERHKWGVEQGRQELCGALAQGLQGLQRTLRDSEEVQRARTTRCLQLLAQEIRDSKKFLWEELELVREEVTFIYQKLQAQEDEITENLMNIQKVQKTQVKCRKVLTKMKQQGHETSHWPETEEMPPGGSGSWRDDLQKELSDIWSAVHLLENSFDGFTMSAGGCPRAWNLRGYKGHRCLSPLFPSWDSDSDSDQNPSQPPFNKSHSFPPA